A genome region from Nocardiopsis exhalans includes the following:
- a CDS encoding acyl-CoA dehydrogenase family protein yields MREPSDTTSLLTAEHEDFRKMARTFLEREAVPYHDQWEKDGIVDRDLWRRAGAAGLLGMDAPVEYGGGGEPDFRFHAILAEELIRARVTAPGFVAHNDIVSSYLATRTTPEQRQRWLPGLCSGELVAAIAMSEPETGSNVADIRTTAVRDGDSYVLNGQKTFITNGENADLVLVAARTAPQRGGSGLSLLVVERDTPGFSRGPRMEKLGWQASDTCELFFDDCRVPEGNLVGKENAGMAYLMGGLPRERLSIATVAVAACERMLEDVLEYARRRHAFGQPIGSFQHNRFQLATMDTEVTIARVFLDHCVTELNARRLSAADAAKAKWWTTELQVDVANRALQLHGGYGYLKESPISREWVNSRVQTIYGGTTEIMKELIGRSLGL; encoded by the coding sequence ATGCGCGAACCATCGGATACGACGTCGCTCCTCACGGCGGAGCACGAGGACTTCCGGAAGATGGCCCGCACGTTCCTCGAACGGGAGGCCGTCCCCTACCACGACCAGTGGGAGAAGGACGGGATCGTCGACCGCGACCTGTGGCGCAGGGCCGGAGCGGCCGGTCTCCTCGGCATGGACGCGCCGGTCGAGTACGGCGGCGGGGGCGAGCCGGACTTCCGGTTCCACGCGATCCTCGCGGAGGAGCTCATCAGGGCACGGGTGACCGCGCCCGGCTTCGTCGCCCACAACGACATCGTCTCCTCGTACCTGGCCACCCGGACCACACCCGAGCAGCGCCAGCGCTGGCTGCCCGGACTGTGCTCGGGGGAGCTCGTCGCCGCGATCGCGATGAGCGAGCCGGAGACCGGCTCCAACGTGGCCGACATCCGCACCACGGCCGTGCGGGACGGCGACAGCTACGTCCTCAACGGGCAGAAGACCTTCATCACCAACGGCGAGAACGCCGACCTCGTCCTGGTGGCGGCGCGGACCGCGCCGCAGCGCGGCGGGAGCGGACTGAGCCTGCTGGTCGTGGAGCGCGATACGCCCGGCTTCTCCCGAGGCCCCCGAATGGAGAAGCTCGGCTGGCAGGCCAGCGACACGTGCGAGCTGTTCTTCGATGACTGCCGTGTCCCCGAGGGCAACCTGGTCGGCAAGGAGAACGCGGGGATGGCCTACCTCATGGGCGGTCTGCCCCGCGAGAGGCTGAGCATCGCCACGGTCGCGGTCGCCGCCTGCGAGCGGATGCTGGAGGACGTCCTGGAGTACGCGCGCCGGCGCCACGCGTTCGGACAGCCCATCGGGAGCTTCCAGCACAACCGGTTCCAGCTGGCGACCATGGACACCGAGGTCACCATCGCCCGGGTCTTCCTCGACCACTGCGTCACCGAACTCAACGCGCGCCGACTGTCAGCGGCCGACGCCGCGAAGGCCAAGTGGTGGACCACGGAACTCCAGGTCGACGTGGCTAACAGGGCCCTGCAACTGCACGGGGGATACGGCTACCTCAAGGAGAGCCCGATCTCCAGGGAGTGGGTCAACAGCCGCGTCCAGACCATCTACGGCGGCACCACGGAAATCATGAAGGAACTGATCGGGCGCTCCCTCGGCCTGTGA
- a CDS encoding AAA family ATPase, whose protein sequence is MTVQECVLSDEVITADSGETALWDAIVVPQTIKERLRNQTMLSLLVRPDLPFAVTALHGLCTLYGPPGTGKTTLARGLPAQIARYVPGGAVRRIEINPHGLMRAEHGQSQQRVSELLGEYVPGLASDGMPTVVILDEVESMAVARSAASLAANPADVHRATDAVLTALDLNAAEHPHLFFIATSNFTTALDEAFLSRSDAAILVPFPEPEALREILTSTLLTLADKYPSLGVLARSSAIDRIAEAAHGLDGRRTRKVVFEALAQRLDTVLDPGSLTEDDLAAAVRNAVAETGQPEVSRAAY, encoded by the coding sequence ATGACCGTTCAGGAGTGTGTGCTGTCGGACGAGGTGATCACCGCGGACTCAGGGGAGACCGCGCTGTGGGACGCCATCGTGGTGCCCCAGACGATCAAGGAGCGGCTGCGCAACCAGACCATGCTGTCGCTGCTCGTTCGGCCTGACCTGCCGTTCGCGGTGACCGCGTTGCACGGGCTGTGCACGCTCTACGGTCCTCCCGGTACCGGCAAGACCACCCTGGCACGGGGGCTGCCAGCGCAGATCGCCCGCTACGTACCCGGAGGTGCGGTCCGGCGGATCGAGATCAACCCGCACGGGCTGATGAGGGCCGAGCACGGGCAGTCTCAGCAGCGGGTCAGTGAGCTGCTCGGCGAATACGTGCCCGGTCTCGCCTCGGATGGTATGCCGACCGTAGTGATCCTCGACGAGGTCGAGTCGATGGCGGTCGCCCGCTCAGCGGCATCGTTGGCCGCCAACCCGGCCGACGTCCATCGCGCCACCGACGCGGTGCTCACCGCCTTGGACCTCAACGCCGCTGAGCACCCGCACCTGTTCTTCATCGCGACCAGCAACTTCACCACCGCCCTGGACGAGGCGTTCCTCTCCCGATCTGACGCCGCCATCCTCGTCCCGTTTCCCGAACCGGAGGCGTTGCGGGAGATCCTGACCTCCACGCTGCTGACGCTTGCCGACAAGTACCCATCCCTGGGTGTGCTGGCACGCTCCTCGGCGATAGACCGCATCGCCGAGGCAGCTCACGGGCTGGACGGCCGCCGTACGCGCAAGGTGGTCTTCGAAGCCCTGGCGCAGCGACTGGACACGGTGCTGGATCCTGGCAGCCTCACCGAAGACGACCTGGCTGCCGCAGTGCGCAACGCCGTCGCGGAGACGGGCCAGCCGGAGGTGTCCCGTGCGGCGTACTAG
- a CDS encoding CBASS oligonucleotide cyclase, translated as MGYIDDAFTNLKHNLEITPTEQKLAKARHEAIRDFVRLYWDLADDFLTGSYRRDTKTKKLKDIDIFVVIDANGSQASFRNQAPIQVINALETLLRQKWSAASSDGMAVVIPYGSDDEVMSIDVVPAFKRDGGGYYIPDPSAGEWIATNPKHHHELSIAKNADCDGKFVPFVKMVKGINRELGEPVKPSFLLEVMAQALVKPPIGRYQDEIVLFLATAAERIGEEWSDPAGLGGDVNSAMNTTQTLAAASALDQARAIAERAVDLEDEEQERAAYDEWKKLFGKRMTKP; from the coding sequence ATGGGATATATCGACGACGCTTTCACCAACCTCAAACACAACCTAGAGATCACTCCGACCGAGCAGAAGCTGGCGAAGGCACGGCACGAGGCCATCCGAGACTTCGTCCGGTTGTACTGGGATCTCGCCGACGACTTTCTCACTGGCAGCTACCGGCGTGACACCAAGACGAAGAAGCTCAAGGACATCGACATCTTCGTGGTCATCGACGCCAACGGCTCCCAGGCCAGCTTCCGCAACCAGGCCCCCATCCAGGTGATCAACGCCCTGGAGACTCTGCTCCGTCAGAAGTGGAGCGCTGCAAGCAGCGATGGCATGGCCGTCGTTATCCCCTACGGCTCCGACGACGAGGTCATGTCGATTGACGTAGTCCCCGCGTTCAAGCGCGACGGCGGCGGCTACTACATTCCCGATCCCTCAGCGGGCGAATGGATTGCGACCAACCCCAAGCACCACCACGAGCTGAGCATCGCCAAGAACGCCGACTGCGATGGCAAGTTCGTACCCTTCGTCAAGATGGTCAAGGGCATCAATCGCGAACTCGGCGAGCCCGTGAAGCCCTCCTTCCTGCTGGAGGTCATGGCCCAGGCACTGGTGAAGCCACCAATTGGGCGCTATCAGGACGAGATCGTGCTGTTCCTGGCCACCGCCGCTGAACGCATCGGCGAGGAATGGTCTGATCCTGCTGGACTGGGTGGTGACGTCAACTCCGCCATGAACACGACACAAACGCTCGCTGCGGCCAGCGCGCTGGACCAGGCGCGAGCCATCGCAGAACGTGCGGTCGACCTGGAGGATGAGGAGCAGGAACGCGCCGCCTACGACGAGTGGAAGAAGTTGTTCGGGAAGCGGATGACCAAGCCATGA
- a CDS encoding thioesterase II family protein — MLNPMPVNHERPPLRLYCFPHAGASSLVYRSWRAPRGTPLEIVGVDQPGRGPRTREPRITDYPELVSSMADHVAADLVKAREERPDLRYATFGHSFGATLSLSVGATVAQEAGQEPVCAVLSAALPPRLQPPDVIGSLNDEELLAKMVADGGTAPGLLSNGTMARLLIGMMREDEEIRRQFHRVASLRVPFPLTLVAARDDAHVKPEHMWGWAEHSDAASRRVEIPGGHFAAIREPEQVLALAAEDTTREEVR, encoded by the coding sequence GTGCTGAACCCCATGCCGGTGAACCACGAGAGGCCGCCGCTGCGGCTCTACTGCTTCCCACACGCCGGGGCCAGCTCGCTGGTGTACCGGTCCTGGCGGGCCCCGCGGGGCACACCGCTGGAAATCGTGGGCGTCGACCAGCCGGGGCGGGGGCCGCGGACCCGGGAACCGAGGATCACCGACTACCCGGAGCTGGTCAGCTCCATGGCCGACCACGTCGCGGCCGACCTGGTCAAGGCACGGGAGGAGCGGCCCGACCTGCGCTACGCGACCTTCGGGCACAGCTTCGGCGCGACGCTCAGCCTGTCCGTGGGCGCCACCGTGGCACAGGAGGCGGGGCAGGAGCCCGTGTGCGCCGTGCTGTCGGCCGCGCTGCCCCCGCGACTCCAACCGCCCGACGTCATCGGGTCGCTGAACGACGAGGAACTGCTGGCCAAGATGGTCGCCGACGGGGGCACCGCGCCCGGACTGCTGTCCAACGGCACGATGGCGCGGCTCCTGATCGGGATGATGCGCGAGGACGAGGAGATCCGGCGCCAGTTCCACCGGGTGGCCTCCCTGCGGGTTCCCTTCCCGCTCACCCTCGTCGCCGCACGGGACGACGCCCACGTGAAACCCGAACACATGTGGGGGTGGGCGGAGCACAGCGACGCGGCGAGCCGCAGGGTCGAGATCCCCGGCGGCCACTTCGCCGCGATCCGGGAACCGGAGCAGGTCCTCGCCCTGGCCGCCGAGGACACCACACGGGAAGAGGTGCGCTGA
- a CDS encoding GMC family oxidoreductase, protein MSGTEWDHLVVGAGSAGSVTAARLAAAGARVLLVEAGGEQPAGGAESNPLRDASRLILEGFNWDHRANLRSSTRLEDLLNRDGGSGGNGADEGEGRRSRALWNRFPYQLGKVVGGSSAVNGAIALRPLPRDFDDWAARGNPDWTWERVLPYFRRIERDADFPADDAHGGHGPVPVRRPGPEQLHELETAFRDECRRTGVRDLPDLNGGRERGVGPVPANTRDGERVDAATAYLTEARRLPDLEVRTGCRVTRVLFEGRRAVGAELLRDDGQRSSVRAGNVVLCAGAIGTPVVLQRSGVGAARLSAALGVAPVADLPGVGENLADHPSVVIWSLPKPGVCEPGLPWRQIAARMPSGYDDDTDVQVGLLNNVETTTIPGFVDRLGWPMVVGLSVMLLRPESRGRVFAESADPDSSPVIELGLGTVEADVDRLMYGVRRAWGLLRAPGIGNRLERTQFWTDRMIDNEVVLRNGVRNIMNPGWHAAGSARMGPASDPMSVVDQRGRVHGLAGLRVVDASVFPSVPSVPTNLTTLMLAERIADDAVTDFKEGKRC, encoded by the coding sequence ATGAGCGGCACCGAGTGGGACCACCTGGTGGTGGGCGCGGGTTCGGCCGGTTCGGTGACGGCGGCCCGGCTGGCCGCCGCCGGAGCGCGGGTGCTCCTGGTGGAGGCGGGCGGCGAACAGCCCGCCGGGGGAGCGGAGAGCAACCCCCTGCGGGACGCCAGCCGCCTCATCCTGGAGGGCTTCAACTGGGACCACCGGGCCAACCTCCGCTCCAGCACCCGGCTGGAGGACCTGCTGAACAGGGACGGCGGGAGCGGTGGGAACGGCGCTGACGAAGGCGAAGGGCGGCGGTCCCGCGCCCTGTGGAACCGGTTCCCCTACCAGCTGGGCAAGGTCGTGGGCGGCTCGTCCGCGGTGAACGGCGCGATCGCGCTGCGCCCGCTGCCGAGGGACTTCGACGACTGGGCCGCACGCGGCAACCCGGACTGGACCTGGGAGCGGGTCCTGCCGTACTTCCGGCGGATCGAACGGGACGCCGACTTCCCGGCCGACGACGCGCACGGCGGACACGGCCCGGTGCCCGTCCGCAGACCCGGACCCGAGCAGCTGCACGAACTGGAGACCGCGTTCCGCGACGAGTGCCGCCGCACCGGCGTCCGCGACCTGCCCGACCTCAACGGCGGCCGCGAGCGCGGGGTCGGCCCGGTCCCGGCCAACACCAGGGACGGCGAACGCGTCGACGCGGCGACCGCCTACCTCACCGAGGCGCGGCGCCTGCCCGACCTTGAGGTGCGGACCGGCTGCCGGGTCACCCGGGTGCTGTTCGAGGGGCGGCGCGCGGTCGGTGCCGAACTCCTGCGGGACGACGGCCAGCGCTCCTCCGTCCGGGCCGGGAACGTCGTCCTGTGCGCGGGAGCCATCGGCACGCCGGTCGTCCTCCAGCGCTCGGGTGTGGGCGCGGCCCGCCTGTCGGCCGCCCTGGGCGTCGCCCCGGTGGCGGACCTGCCCGGGGTGGGCGAGAACCTGGCCGACCACCCGTCGGTCGTCATCTGGTCCCTGCCCAAGCCGGGCGTGTGCGAGCCCGGCCTGCCCTGGCGGCAGATCGCGGCGCGTATGCCCAGCGGGTACGACGACGACACCGACGTCCAGGTGGGGCTGCTCAACAACGTGGAGACCACGACCATCCCCGGGTTCGTGGACCGGCTCGGCTGGCCGATGGTGGTGGGCCTGTCGGTGATGCTGTTGCGCCCGGAGTCACGCGGCCGGGTCTTCGCCGAGAGCGCCGACCCGGACTCCTCACCCGTCATCGAACTGGGCCTGGGCACCGTGGAGGCGGACGTCGACCGGCTCATGTACGGCGTCCGCAGGGCCTGGGGCCTGCTGCGGGCCCCGGGCATCGGGAACCGGCTGGAGCGGACCCAGTTCTGGACCGACCGGATGATCGACAACGAGGTCGTCCTCCGCAACGGCGTACGGAACATCATGAACCCCGGCTGGCACGCGGCCGGCTCGGCCCGGATGGGACCGGCGTCCGACCCGATGTCCGTCGTGGACCAGCGCGGCCGGGTGCACGGACTGGCGGGTCTGCGGGTGGTGGACGCGTCGGTCTTCCCGTCGGTACCGAGCGTGCCCACCAACCTGACCACGCTCATGCTGGCCGAGCGCATCGCCGACGACGCCGTCACCGACTTCAAGGAGGGGAAACGGTGCTGA
- a CDS encoding GNAT family N-acetyltransferase gives MNNHGETTGSTPALAVTTAALEDWYRVAEWADGEGWNVGHGDVACFHPTDPDGFFIGRLGDRPVAAVSIVNYSEHYAVLGHYLTDPEFRGRGYGLATWRAAFPHAGTRTVGLDAMPEQRANYERSGFKASHDTVHYSGVPTRTKAVPDTVRVTPDHVTALSAYDRECFPADRSGFVARWLTAPGRIAYTRLREGRITGYGVLRPAGHGHRIGPLFADTPQDAEALFDSLVGHLEPDEEVSLDIPEPQSASAALLTSRGLEARFHTIRMYTGPVPPYRTERVFAGTSLELG, from the coding sequence ATGAACAACCATGGTGAAACCACCGGCTCTACCCCCGCCCTCGCCGTCACCACCGCCGCACTGGAGGACTGGTACCGAGTGGCCGAGTGGGCTGATGGCGAGGGGTGGAACGTCGGCCACGGCGACGTCGCCTGCTTCCACCCCACCGACCCCGACGGCTTCTTCATCGGCCGCCTCGGCGACCGGCCGGTCGCCGCGGTCTCGATCGTCAACTACTCGGAGCACTACGCCGTACTCGGCCACTACCTGACCGACCCGGAGTTCCGCGGCCGGGGCTACGGACTGGCGACCTGGCGTGCGGCCTTCCCGCACGCCGGGACCCGCACCGTCGGCCTGGACGCCATGCCCGAACAGCGGGCCAACTACGAGAGGTCCGGCTTCAAGGCGTCGCACGACACCGTCCACTACTCCGGGGTGCCCACACGCACGAAGGCTGTCCCCGACACGGTGCGCGTCACCCCCGACCACGTCACAGCCCTGAGCGCGTACGACCGCGAGTGCTTCCCCGCCGACCGGAGCGGCTTCGTCGCCCGCTGGCTCACCGCACCCGGCCGCATCGCCTACACCCGGCTACGGGAGGGCCGGATCACCGGCTACGGGGTCCTCCGCCCGGCAGGCCACGGCCACCGCATCGGCCCACTGTTCGCGGACACACCCCAGGACGCCGAGGCACTGTTCGACAGCCTCGTCGGTCACCTGGAGCCGGATGAGGAGGTGTCCCTGGACATCCCCGAGCCGCAGTCCGCGTCGGCGGCCCTGCTGACCTCACGCGGATTGGAAGCTCGCTTCCACACGATCCGCATGTACACGGGCCCGGTCCCGCCTTACCGAACGGAACGGGTGTTCGCCGGGACATCCCTGGAACTGGGCTAG
- a CDS encoding helix-turn-helix domain-containing protein, producing the protein MNNPQLDPGDIAALFDRARLRMARELRGLTQVQLAREVGSVTAASISQFENGHTKPATSTLLRLAVVLRVPPSFFAAPVRPPAKDQINGFFRSLRSTSPRDRQQALAYVHLARELALELEKHVALPDLNLPRVPIEENHPLQPADIEQAAAQVRAHWNVPRGPVQDVVRLLEINGIIVVRFRVSIEKVDAFCVDFPDRPVVALGADKGLRDRSRFDGAHELGHLVLHGVTGKIGDKVTENQAHAFAAAFLMPADDIKSELPARLDWPAFLRLKAKWHVSLAALLVRAKTLGVMSEHTYAQGWKALSARGWRKVEPGPLGNPEAPVLLHRALELMETTGVSFTDFINSSGLPESDVRTLLSRDISERPRVEF; encoded by the coding sequence GTGAACAACCCGCAACTGGACCCCGGAGACATCGCAGCCCTGTTCGATCGCGCCAGGCTGCGCATGGCGCGCGAGCTTCGTGGGCTCACCCAGGTGCAGCTGGCCCGGGAAGTCGGCTCCGTCACCGCAGCCTCCATCAGCCAGTTCGAGAACGGACACACCAAACCCGCCACATCGACGCTTCTCCGGCTCGCGGTCGTGCTGCGGGTGCCTCCGTCGTTCTTCGCCGCTCCAGTCCGCCCCCCTGCCAAGGATCAGATCAACGGGTTCTTTCGCAGCCTTCGGTCCACATCTCCCCGAGATCGCCAACAAGCGCTCGCCTATGTGCATCTCGCGCGAGAACTCGCGCTCGAGCTCGAAAAACACGTCGCGTTGCCCGATCTCAACCTGCCACGCGTCCCAATCGAGGAAAATCATCCTCTTCAGCCCGCCGACATCGAACAAGCAGCAGCTCAGGTTCGTGCCCACTGGAACGTCCCACGCGGTCCAGTCCAAGATGTTGTACGACTGCTGGAAATTAATGGAATTATTGTCGTCCGCTTCCGCGTCAGCATCGAAAAGGTTGATGCATTCTGCGTCGACTTCCCGGACAGGCCCGTTGTTGCTCTCGGAGCCGACAAAGGCCTACGCGACCGCTCTCGTTTCGATGGGGCACACGAACTAGGCCACCTGGTCTTGCATGGTGTCACTGGAAAAATCGGCGACAAGGTCACTGAGAACCAAGCTCACGCGTTCGCCGCCGCGTTCCTCATGCCAGCCGACGACATCAAATCCGAGCTTCCAGCACGGCTCGATTGGCCTGCATTCCTCCGATTGAAGGCAAAATGGCACGTCTCGCTAGCCGCACTCCTGGTCAGGGCAAAAACGCTCGGCGTCATGAGTGAACACACATACGCACAGGGATGGAAAGCCTTGTCTGCCCGAGGATGGAGGAAAGTAGAGCCAGGTCCCCTGGGAAACCCAGAGGCTCCTGTACTCCTGCATCGCGCGCTAGAACTCATGGAGACAACCGGTGTCTCCTTTACCGATTTTATCAATAGTTCCGGACTTCCGGAATCCGATGTCCGAACTCTACTTAGCCGGGATATCAGTGAACGACCACGGGTGGAATTCTGA
- a CDS encoding amino acid adenylation domain-containing protein: protein MEELVVELLNRGVGLRFDGDRLDTDAPDGSLPAHLREEIATHHDRLVSLLQGNPHPRDLPRLRPRTRDRLDAFPLTDIQQGYLIGRTRGLELGGVSSHFSFEFDGPALDVPRLSAALDRVVARHDMLRTVVDSDGTQHALAEVTPYTIATTDLRDTDDAERDEALERIRAELDDQVLPADQWPLFDVRATHLPGNRTRLHLSVDLLFVDARSLLLLLTEWRRFYDDPTWSPAPLDLSFRDYVLAENELRDGAPGARAAQYWLSRLDDLPPAPDLPLAAAPEQIGRPAFARRRAVLPRERWAALSATARRHGLTPSALLLAAYCEVLRTWSRRHEFTVTLTRFHRLPLHPQVDQIVGNFLSPHLLAVRGRADESFGERAAGVQRRLLADLAHSSYGGVRVLRELTRHQGDGRTASMPVVFTNTLDGDTAGTKGDPLSAFGELVHGASQTPQVWLENQIFEEGGALTVNWNAVEELFPEGTLDAMFDAYRDLLDRLVDDTAAWDRTGGLVPVPETQLAERREANATTQDIPPRRLHDLVAEAAERRPDAVAVIADGVETTYRELTADAHRIARRLRAHDCADPNTLVAVSMRPGAAQISALLGVLHAGAAYVAIDPELPEERRHTLLLRCRSRAVITDADLRDTLAWPDGVEVITPEDPATGRCGAGPLNSPQGYGDLAYVIFTSGSTGEPKGVMITHESAANTVQDINRRFEVTERDRVLALAPAGFDLSVYDFFGVLGAGGTVVVPSAGRGNDVAHWTELIDRHGVTLWNSVPAPMRLWTESLADASGPGEGPGPQQGSSGPQEGTPSQDGSGPGRTLRLALLSGDWIPVSLPDQIRRRVPGTRVISLGGATEGSIWSVCHPIGEVPAEWSSIPYGKPLANQTLHVLNGWLEPSPAGVTGDIYIGGVGVAQGYWSDPERTDERFIVHPATGERLYRTGDLGRYLPGGDIEILGREDFQVKINGYRVELGEIEAALGRLPGMRQTMVTAPAHPRTGQRQITAYVVGDDPAVLEPVALRTGLEAVLPGYMVPSHYLTLDALPLTPNGKLDRAALPAPWSDDDGGAQGRTTPSGGIEERLFALWAETLGHGDFGTEDGFFDVGGDSMHAVRIIARLRADFGIDADAEQEVIEGLFMNATVTDFAGIIASFEGQREPEGQRESEEQCESEEQREPEGQVA from the coding sequence ATGGAAGAACTTGTTGTCGAATTGCTGAACCGCGGTGTCGGCCTGCGCTTCGATGGTGATCGCCTCGACACCGACGCTCCGGACGGCTCCCTACCGGCGCACCTGCGCGAGGAGATCGCCACCCACCACGACCGGCTGGTCTCCCTGCTCCAGGGAAACCCCCACCCCCGGGATCTACCGCGCCTGCGGCCGCGTACGCGGGACCGCCTCGACGCGTTCCCGCTCACCGACATCCAGCAGGGCTACCTGATCGGCCGCACCCGGGGCCTGGAACTCGGCGGGGTGTCCAGCCACTTCTCCTTCGAGTTCGACGGCCCGGCCCTGGACGTCCCCCGCCTGTCCGCCGCCCTCGACCGGGTGGTCGCGCGGCACGACATGCTGCGCACCGTGGTCGACTCCGACGGGACCCAGCACGCCCTGGCCGAGGTGACCCCCTACACCATCGCCACCACCGATCTGCGGGACACCGACGACGCCGAGCGGGACGAGGCCCTGGAGCGCATCCGCGCCGAGCTCGACGACCAGGTGCTGCCCGCCGACCAGTGGCCGCTGTTCGACGTCCGGGCCACCCACCTGCCGGGGAACCGCACCCGGCTGCACCTCAGCGTCGACCTGCTCTTCGTCGACGCCCGCAGCCTCCTGCTCCTGCTCACCGAGTGGCGGCGCTTCTACGACGACCCCACCTGGTCACCCGCCCCGCTCGACCTCTCGTTCCGCGACTACGTCCTGGCCGAGAACGAGCTGCGCGACGGCGCCCCGGGCGCCCGCGCGGCCCAGTACTGGCTCTCGCGCCTGGACGATCTGCCCCCGGCCCCCGACCTGCCGTTGGCCGCCGCTCCCGAGCAGATCGGCCGCCCCGCCTTCGCGCGGCGCCGCGCGGTCCTGCCACGCGAACGCTGGGCCGCCCTGTCCGCCACCGCGCGCCGCCACGGCCTCACCCCGTCGGCGCTGCTGCTCGCCGCCTACTGCGAGGTGCTGCGCACCTGGTCCCGCCGGCACGAGTTCACCGTCACGCTCACGCGGTTCCACCGGCTGCCGCTGCACCCGCAGGTGGACCAGATCGTCGGCAACTTCCTCTCCCCGCACCTGCTCGCGGTCCGGGGCCGCGCGGACGAGTCCTTCGGGGAACGGGCCGCCGGGGTGCAGCGCCGCCTGCTCGCCGACCTCGCACACTCCTCCTACGGCGGGGTCCGGGTCCTGCGCGAGCTCACCCGCCACCAGGGCGACGGGCGCACCGCGTCCATGCCGGTGGTCTTCACCAACACCCTCGACGGGGACACCGCAGGTACCAAGGGCGACCCGCTGAGCGCGTTCGGGGAGCTGGTGCACGGTGCCAGCCAGACCCCCCAGGTGTGGTTGGAGAACCAGATCTTCGAGGAGGGCGGCGCCCTCACCGTCAACTGGAACGCGGTGGAGGAGCTGTTCCCCGAGGGCACCCTGGACGCCATGTTCGACGCCTACCGCGACTTGCTGGACCGACTGGTCGACGACACGGCGGCGTGGGACCGGACCGGCGGCCTCGTACCCGTGCCGGAGACACAGTTGGCGGAGCGCCGGGAAGCCAACGCGACCACCCAGGACATCCCGCCGCGCCGCCTCCACGACCTGGTGGCGGAGGCCGCCGAGCGCCGCCCGGACGCCGTCGCCGTGATCGCCGACGGCGTCGAGACCACGTACCGGGAGCTCACCGCGGACGCGCACCGGATCGCACGGCGGCTGCGCGCCCACGACTGCGCCGACCCGAACACGCTGGTGGCCGTCTCCATGCGGCCCGGCGCCGCGCAGATCTCCGCGCTGCTGGGCGTACTGCACGCGGGCGCCGCGTACGTCGCCATCGACCCCGAGCTGCCCGAGGAGCGCCGCCACACGCTGCTGCTCCGCTGCCGGTCCAGGGCCGTGATCACCGACGCCGACCTGCGCGACACCCTCGCCTGGCCGGACGGCGTCGAGGTCATCACCCCCGAGGACCCGGCCACCGGGCGGTGCGGTGCGGGGCCGCTGAACAGCCCGCAGGGGTACGGGGACCTGGCGTACGTGATCTTCACGTCCGGGTCCACGGGTGAACCCAAGGGGGTGATGATCACGCACGAGAGCGCCGCCAACACCGTCCAGGACATCAACCGGCGCTTCGAGGTGACCGAACGGGACCGCGTCCTCGCACTCGCCCCGGCCGGCTTCGACCTGTCCGTGTACGACTTCTTCGGCGTACTGGGGGCCGGGGGCACCGTGGTCGTGCCGTCCGCCGGGCGCGGCAACGACGTCGCCCACTGGACGGAGCTGATCGACCGGCACGGCGTCACCCTCTGGAACAGCGTGCCCGCACCGATGCGGCTGTGGACGGAGTCCCTCGCCGACGCCTCCGGGCCGGGGGAGGGACCCGGCCCTCAGCAGGGGAGCTCCGGGCCCCAGGAGGGCACCCCGTCTCAGGATGGTTCCGGGCCCGGGCGCACGCTACGCCTCGCCCTGCTGAGCGGCGACTGGATCCCGGTCTCCCTACCCGACCAGATCCGGCGGCGCGTGCCCGGGACGCGGGTGATCAGCCTGGGCGGCGCCACGGAGGGCTCGATCTGGTCCGTCTGTCATCCCATCGGCGAGGTCCCGGCCGAGTGGTCGAGCATCCCGTACGGAAAGCCGCTGGCCAACCAGACCCTGCACGTCCTCAACGGGTGGCTGGAGCCCTCCCCGGCCGGGGTCACCGGCGACATCTACATCGGTGGCGTGGGTGTCGCGCAGGGCTACTGGTCCGACCCCGAACGCACGGACGAGCGGTTCATCGTCCACCCGGCCACCGGCGAACGGCTGTACCGGACCGGTGACCTGGGCCGGTACCTGCCCGGCGGGGACATCGAGATCCTGGGCCGCGAGGACTTCCAGGTGAAGATCAACGGCTACCGGGTCGAGCTCGGTGAGATCGAGGCGGCGCTCGGCCGGTTGCCGGGCATGCGGCAGACGATGGTCACCGCGCCAGCCCACCCCAGGACCGGACAGCGGCAGATCACCGCCTACGTCGTGGGCGACGACCCCGCCGTGCTCGAACCGGTCGCGCTGCGCACCGGGCTGGAGGCGGTCCTGCCCGGGTACATGGTGCCCTCGCACTACCTCACCCTCGACGCCCTGCCGCTGACGCCCAACGGCAAGCTCGACCGGGCCGCGCTTCCCGCTCCGTGGAGCGACGACGACGGAGGGGCCCAGGGCCGGACCACGCCGAGCGGAGGGATCGAGGAACGGCTGTTCGCGCTGTGGGCGGAGACGCTCGGGCACGGCGACTTCGGCACCGAGGACGGCTTCTTCGACGTCGGCGGCGACTCGATGCACGCGGTGCGGATCATCGCCCGGCTGCGCGCCGACTTCGGCATCGACGCCGACGCCGAACAGGAGGTGATCGAGGGGCTGTTCATGAACGCCACGGTCACGGACTTCGCCGGGATCATCGCCTCCTTCGAGGGGCAGCGCGAGCCGGAGGGGCAGCGCGAGTCCGAGGAGCAGTGCGAGTCCGAGGAGCAGCGCGAGCCGGAGGGGCAGGTGGCATGA